Genomic window (Nitrospinota bacterium):
TTAGAATTTGATCTCGATTCTTATTTAAATAAACGAAAGGATTCTTTCATCCAACGCCTGCTGGTCTTTGGCAAACGATTGCAAAGCCGAATGCGTCATCAGGTCGTCCAGCGCTACGGAATCAGGCCATTCTCCTAATCGGGGAATTTTTCCATGCTCGGTGATCTTGCTCAGGTCTTCCTGAGAGAAGGGATGAAACAGGTCAATTCCTTTTTCGCGGCAAAAGGTTTCCAAACCCTCTCCGGTCATTTGATCGACCTTAGCATCTTTCACTAACAATTCGACAAAGGCTTTAAAGGCATCCGAAAGTTCCCATAAAACGGAAAAACGAGACGCACCCGACGGGGTAGCATCAATGCCCGGTTCGATAGTATCGGAAACATGGGACCGGAGTTTTCCTGCATCACTCGTGTCCATAAAATCCTGCATCGCGGGCGGTGGAATGGTCAAAACGTCAAGCCCGGCCAGAAACCCGACCTGAGCTCCATTTCGGATACTGGCCCCGATCAGTTTGGTGGTCACATCAGGGTGATCCGTTCTAAGGTCACACAAGGCTCCCTGGGTGGCAAGGGTTACTTTTTCGCCCACCATGTCACCATTGCCCAAAGAATTGTCGATCACCACCTGGTTGAGCCGCCCTAAAAAGACATTCACATAACTCGGGTTGGACAACCGGGCCGCGAGATAGTTTTGCCGGACCGAAAATCCCAGAGTGTAATTGATGGGAATCCCCTCTTTGCGAAGCTGGCGCACCGCCATAAACCCCTCAGGAGTGAGCGGGATCTTGACGATAAAATACTCCGGGCAGACTTTGTAATAGCGTCTCGCATAGGTCAATGTTTTTTCCATGTCTCGTGACATGGCAGGGTGCAATTCCACGCTCACCTTCACCTTGAACGCCTGCACCAGCCTGAGGGCAATCTTGCAGTTGATGACAAAACCTATTTCCGTGACCAGGTCCTCTCCATTTAAATCAGGAGCCACGGCGCGAATTTTCTCAACCGTATCGCGGATGGTTGCATCCATCACCCCGCTTTGCACCACCTGATTGGCAAGGGTATTGTTTGTGGTCAAGGCGGACAATTCACTCTTCCAAGTGGCCTGGGCTTTTTCAAGATCTCCGGTATCGAGCCACAACTCGCTCCCTAAGGAACACAGTTTTTCCAGCAAAGCATTGGTTTCAGCTTCAGGTTTTTCGCCAACCACTTCCTCATGAGCGATCTGGTGAATCAACTCATCCAATTTTTGACTTGTTGTCGTCATGGAATTATCCTTTCCCGTACCCTGGTTTATTCAAAAGCGAGAACATATTTTTTTTGTAAAATTCAACACCCGGCTGATCAAAGGGATTCACGTCCATCAAATAGCCCGTCATGGCAATGGCACGCTCAAAAAAATAAAACAACTGCCCTAAAGAATCCGCCGACCGGTCCTTGATCGAGATTTCCATATTGGGCACCTCCCCTTCCAAGTGCGCCATCGCGGTCCCTTTGTAAGCCTTATCATTAACGAAATCCAGTGATTTTCCCGCCAGATAATTCAGCCCATCGTCGTCATTTTCAAATGCGGGGATTTCCAATTGCTTGCGGGAAGTCTCAACACGTAGAAAGGTTTCAAAAAGGATGCGGTTGCCCTCCTGTACCCATTGTCCCATGGAATGCAAATCCGTGGTGTATTCAACCGATGCCGGAAAAATCCCTTTTTTATCCTTGCCTTCACTTTCACCTGCCAATTGTTTCCACCACTCCAGAATATAGGACAAGGAAGGATGAAACGCGGCCAGAACCTCAAGCGTCTTGCCCTTTTTATAAAGCAGGTGTCTGATTCCCGCATAAAGATAAGATAAGTTTTTTTCAATACTCGAATGAGAAGAATAAGCGGACTCCGCAGTTTTTGCCCCGGCAATCAACTCGCGGATATTGACGCCCGCCAAGGCAATGGGAAGCAGACCCACAGGCGTCAACACCGAATACCTGCCCCCAACATCGTCGGGGATCACGAAAGTGGTGTATCCCTCTTCGTCGGCAAGTTTTTTGAGCGCGCCTTTTTTCTCATCGGTGGTGACGACAATCCTTTTTTTCGCCCCGGATTTACCGTATTTCTTTTCCAGTTTTTCTTTCAACAGACGAAACGCCACTGCAG
Coding sequences:
- a CDS encoding transaldolase, giving the protein MTTTSQKLDELIHQIAHEEVVGEKPEAETNALLEKLCSLGSELWLDTGDLEKAQATWKSELSALTTNNTLANQVVQSGVMDATIRDTVEKIRAVAPDLNGEDLVTEIGFVINCKIALRLVQAFKVKVSVELHPAMSRDMEKTLTYARRYYKVCPEYFIVKIPLTPEGFMAVRQLRKEGIPINYTLGFSVRQNYLAARLSNPSYVNVFLGRLNQVVIDNSLGNGDMVGEKVTLATQGALCDLRTDHPDVTTKLIGASIRNGAQVGFLAGLDVLTIPPPAMQDFMDTSDAGKLRSHVSDTIEPGIDATPSGASRFSVLWELSDAFKAFVELLVKDAKVDQMTGEGLETFCREKGIDLFHPFSQEDLSKITEHGKIPRLGEWPDSVALDDLMTHSALQSFAKDQQALDERILSFI
- a CDS encoding glucose-6-phosphate isomerase — protein: MTSLQLNYDNIKSFVTDQEIQGLQSQIDPLHQALENRTGKGSDYLGWLDLPSRTTHEQLSAVEQSAKHIRDHSDVFVSIGIGGSYLGARAAISFLGHTFANQLTGGKPGFPEVHFAGHNLSSDYHADLFDLIAERDVCLNVISKSGTTTEPAVAFRLLKEKLEKKYGKSGAKKRIVVTTDEKKGALKKLADEEGYTTFVIPDDVGGRYSVLTPVGLLPIALAGVNIRELIAGAKTAESAYSSHSSIEKNLSYLYAGIRHLLYKKGKTLEVLAAFHPSLSYILEWWKQLAGESEGKDKKGIFPASVEYTTDLHSMGQWVQEGNRILFETFLRVETSRKQLEIPAFENDDDGLNYLAGKSLDFVNDKAYKGTAMAHLEGEVPNMEISIKDRSADSLGQLFYFFERAIAMTGYLMDVNPFDQPGVEFYKKNMFSLLNKPGYGKG